ctttaaaattccgattataagattacaaattatgaagctattacaatttaaatccaattagattacatatcggtcatccatcagttcaatcggttagtctcggattttagtgattttttagtatgaatattttaaaaacataaattgaattgtcagatctccggattaaccgatataatcacaatcgggttgaatttaaaaatactgatttaaatgaaaaaatattttaaatacacactctttaaaatttaccaaaatatttgttaaattattagtgaaatttttcatcgtaaaatattccgcgcttcaaaagcgcggatcaaaatctagtagatGTTTATATCTACATAATCACGCACAGCTCTATAAACATAGTAttttaatctatcttattaaaacagaaacattctgttggacctaacatttattttgtaagtttttaaattaaatacacatttatactatatagttaaacatacatcaAATcactttatgtttctttttttatactactatccatgtttcaaacaatatatttatttctttatactactatcaatgtttccaaacaatatatttatttctttatactaatatcaatgttttcaaacaatatatttttatactactatcaatgtttccaaataatacaataattaatcttagttattttatatctatcattttctctttaaaattttgtagaaacgtcataattttaaagttcactatcataaattgcaaaatagttaactttaaaattccgattataagattacaaattatgaagctattacaatttaaatccaattagattacatatcggtcatccatcagttcaatcggttagtctcggattttagtgattttttagtatgaatattttaaaaacataaattgaattgtcagatctccggattaaccggtataatcacaatcgggttgaatttaaaaatactgatttaaatgaaaaaatattttaaatacacactctttaaaatttaccaaaatatttgttaaattattagtgaaatttttcatcgtaaaatattccgcgcttcaaaagcgcgggtcaaaatctagtagatGTTTATATCTGCATAATCACGCACAGCTCTATAAACATAGTATTTTAAGATTGTTTCGATCCAAATTAATACTTTAGCTTCTCAAAATCTGCTTCCATGTGTGGTCACCACGAGACATATTACACTCACAGTTCTATGATCGAAAACTTTGCCGAATAGGTTcctcaccaaaaaaaaagtatgataTGGCAAGTTctgcctctctctctcaattCCTGAATCATTGACACTTGGACAGAAACAGCTTTGAAACGACCAGTTTGAACAGCGAGAAAGGTTCTGATAAGAGACGCACAAATGCGGCGGCCACGTGAGGCTATTGAGCCACCGGTGCGGCGAGTGGTTCCCACGCATATGCAGAAATAAGTCAATAACAGTATAATGGGCCCTACATGGTCACGCCGGTGACGCACCATCGCGTGGAAAAGGAAACTTCCGAAGCGGTTCGTTGAATTATCGTGAATCAGGGCACGTTCTGAGTGTAAATGTTAGCTCTCGCACGTGGTAACGCAGTTCCACGTGTGACAATTTGGTAAAAATCACGGCATAGTCGCGTGTAGAGATATATGCTCCCACGTGCTAGGCTCCTACGTGATAATCATGTAGTGGTCCTTTAGTTAATATAGGGTCAAATCTTGGGTAAATTGGGTAGTCTAAAGCTAATATCAGTATGAATATATTCAACATCTTCTTCTCTAGCACGAGAGTTCTTGATTAGCTTAAGCTTCTTGAACTTTTGAGGTGATCGAAGATTGTTTAGGCACGCTAGTACAATCTGGTTGTTCTATTACGGTCTTTGCTACTTTCTTGCCAGATCTGAGAAGAGAATTGTCTCTTTGATCTGCCAAGAAACGGAGTTTAGTAGGGGAGGAAAAGAGAGTGATGACGTCAGGGACGAGAATGCCGACatggagggagagagagaacaacaagaggagagagagacggAGGAGAGCAATAGCGGCGAAGATCTTCACCGGGTTGAGAATGTACGGGAACTACGAGCTTCCCAAGCATTGTGACAACAATGAAGTGCTTAAAGCACTTTGCAACGAGGCTGGCTGGACCGTCGAACCCGATGGCACTACTTACCGCAAGGTTTGGATCTTACTTTTGTCTTGTCGGAACATGAATGAATATGTTAAGACATCGAAAACTAACATGCGCCGGAGAGGGCGAGCCTACCTTCCCGTGAATTTCTAGGCTTCTAGCTCGGTAGTAGGTAGGGTTGCTAACGTGTACCTCGCTTCGGGTAAGCTAGCGTTGGAGGATCGTTTAGTCAAACGTTTTGATTCTTTCTATGTGACTTCTTATAATGCGTTTATTTGAAAGTAGATTCTCTCTATGTCACACTTTCACTTGTATGATTAATGTTGGGAACAGACGAGTCTATTctctagaaaatatatataaaaattcacaGTGCACAGAGTTCAAAGTGTACCGTTCTGATCTGTAGATTTTCTTGGAAAAGCATGTGGGCACTTTTGCTTAACTGTCTCAAGTTTATACTCAGGTTTCTAAGAATCCGAGTCCAATGACAGATAATCTATGGGGTCAGGTGCCTCCGTGGCTCAAGTCTATACTGAACTATTTAGACCTAGCTGACGTGCAAAGCAACTAACTCGCTGTTTTGACACTGACACAATCAAAACTACTAGTTCAGTTCATTTCTAGGTTTTATCATTAAGACATTTAACACAGTAATTAACTTTATGATCTCCTTCTGATCAGTTGTGTTTGATCTGTTTTTCAGGGATGTAGTAGACCAATAGAGCGTATGGACATAGGTGGCGGTTCAGCAACCGCGAGTCCTTGCTCTTCCTATCAGCCAAGCACGTGTGCTTCTTACAACCCTAGTCCAGGCTCCTCTAACTTCATGagcccatcttcttcttctttcgcTAATCTCACCTTTGGAGATGGCCACCAATCACTCATGCCATGGCTAAAACACCTCTCAACAACAACGTCATCCTCAtcagcttcttcatcatcaAGACTCCCTAACTACCTCTACATCCCTGGAGGCTCCATAAGCGCTCCTGTTACCCCTCCTTTTAGCTCTCCCACAGCTAGTACCCTGACCATGAACCCTTTCTTTGTCTCTTCAACACCGCCCAGTCCCACAAGGCAGACCATACCTGAATCTGAATGGTTCTCAGGGATTGAACTCGCGCAGAGCGTTCCAGCTTCACCAACGTTCAGCCTCGTCTCACAAACCCCTTTTGGATTCAAAGAGGCAGCAGGGAGAGGTGGATCAAGGATGTGGACACCAGGTCAAAGCGGGACTTGTTCACCGGCTATTATTACTCCTGGTGCTGATCAGACATCAGATGTTCCAATGTCTGAAGCTGCGACTCCTCCAGAGTTTGTGTTTGGTAGTAACACAAACGGGTTAGTGAAAGCATGGGAAGGAGAGAGGATACACGTAGAGAGTGGCTCAGATGATCTCGAGCTTACTCTTGGAAACTCAAGCACCAGGTAATTGGAAAACCGGTCCAACCAAACCAGTCTCAGTATGTCccttcaattaaaatataatttattttcccAGAATATAAGGCTCAAATTGAAACACGCTTTGAATATTCGTTTATTTGTTACCCTTGTGGCTGTATTCTTTCCCCTTTGTGTTCCCGATCCACTCGGGTAACCAGCTAACCTAAAACCAGGTTTAGATGGATCTAGTCAGATTATGTTTCATATCATCACCATTCGTCCAATAGGGGTTTGCAGGTGAATAGCAGCCTCAATCTCTGTTTATAAAACGGCTACATATTTCATTTTCTGGCATGGGCTAgcttcttttgcttcttcttggTACTCTTTAAGGCTCTTTCTTTTTGTAATACAGAGGAATGTGGCTGACAGAAAGCGTGTACATATGATGAGCGATAACCATCACATGCATGTACACGAAGAAACAAAGCTTCGGGCAATTCACGTGAATACAACTGAGAAATGGATATTATCCAGTTAACAATCCAACACGTTTACTCTCCATTTTTTTGCCTCAATTCTTTTCGCCTCTATTACTTCCACCACTTTCCTTCTCTGCCATTCCTCAGAGTCCTCTTGAGCTTTCTTTAAAAGACTCCCAGCCTCATATTCCTTTCCTTTGAATAGCAACTCATTTCTGTTTTTCCAAAGATGCCACAACAGCCATGGGACTATGTCTGCTTGGTACATCATCTCTCGGGTATGCTTTTCTGGATATTTAGCACATGATATACATAGGAATATATGGACTGCATCATAATACCTTTAGGAAGTGCTGGTATTGGAGAGAGAACCCACATCAGTCTAGCAAATGGGCACTGAAATAGCACATGATTGACCGTTTCTGATTCATTACCACATCTGAGGCATCCTGCATCTTTTGATATATGCTTGCGCACCATATTCCCTACGACTGAACCGAGTTACCTATGCATCGCCATAGGAAGTGGTGGATCTTTGGGCTCGTCACTCGTGTCAGTGCTCCAGGCCAGATGGTAGAGGTGATCTAAGATTGGTTGATCTTCTTCTACTGATGATAATCTGTTAAGTATATTCATCTGAACCCAACAGTCTGACTTCACAGTATATGCACCTGCCTTGTTGTAGTCCCAAATGTAGACATCTTTACTGTTATGTCCTCAGGTTCGAATCTTCATGATTCTGTGCACTTCTTTCTCTGGGAAGATTTGGTTCAATACTTCCAGATTCCATTATTTTCCTTGATTTATCAGCAAATCTCGAACTTTCAGGTTGTGGGAAAGGGCCATACCTCGAGTTTTCTCTGTTCCATCTCACCATTTTGGCTCTCCTGGCCGGTTGCTGATCGATCCATAAGTCTTGAAAGACTTTAGTGTTTTCTCCATTGCCTATTACCACCCTAGCTCCCTGCTCTGTTGCAGCTGTCTTGTTTTCCATGTTTCTAAATACTCAACAACTAAATGTTTTTGTCCTGGacattatcaaaaaaaaagttatctaaCATCACTTGTTTTGTATTTGTGTATCAACTATAAATggtgtaaaataatttttcaccAATTAAGTAAATGACTTTGAAAATTGTGATGtaaataatttacatcatttCACTAATAatgatgtaaaaatattaaatactttCATCAATTAGTATAAATGATGTCAATATCTATCGGTCACTAAAAATGATGCTAATAAtcatatcaatttttaaatgatGTTGTTATTTTCATCAATTAGAAataattcattttaattatttattaataaatgtaaaaataaaatctaatttttaaaatttatttaaattattatatcatttaaattattactttaaataattttatattattaacgtacaaacatatatttatactttGTCTAAGTAACTATGAAGATTTTTTTCATTAGAAATGCTCTACTGTTTTAATAGATTTCTCGAAGTAAGTTTTTGTTTGTCATCAGTTTCTCTAAGTAAGTTAAAATTCCCAATTAACCATatgaaaagaaattatatacCCTATATGAAAGTTTGTTTAGTTGTTGTCCCAATCCAACCTAGATTTGAGTATATCCGAAAGACTGAATAGTTTGAAATTAAGCTTTGACTATACAGTTGCAGTTTTCGTTAACTAAGAGATAAGCCTACACCATTTTTTGAGAaatacactacaaaaaaaaatagtattgaTAGCAGGAAAAAACCGCTATCATATATCATAGATAGCGTATTATGAACCGGTATGTCTACCCCAGCTATAATAGGTTTTCCGTCTACGATAGCAGTTTTCTAAAGCTATTACATCGGAAAGCTATGATAGCGTTGTTTTTACTATTTGCTATTACaggtttttattatttttatttatattttaaaattattaattaaatttaatataataaaaatatataatcgatttttaacataataactggtttgatattaaaattggtttattaAGTAAATCTTGGTTTACAAATAATATCGGTTTAgaaatctaaatctaaaacttaaccttaaaaaaaattaaccctaCAGAATAGACTCTACGCCGTCAacgatttc
The sequence above is drawn from the Raphanus sativus cultivar WK10039 chromosome 7, ASM80110v3, whole genome shotgun sequence genome and encodes:
- the LOC108814641 gene encoding BES1/BZR1 homolog protein 4; this encodes MTSGTRMPTWRERENNKRRERRRRAIAAKIFTGLRMYGNYELPKHCDNNEVLKALCNEAGWTVEPDGTTYRKGCSRPIERMDIGGGSATASPCSSYQPSTCASYNPSPGSSNFMSPSSSSFANLTFGDGHQSLMPWLKHLSTTTSSSSASSSSRLPNYLYIPGGSISAPVTPPFSSPTASTLTMNPFFVSSTPPSPTRQTIPESEWFSGIELAQSVPASPTFSLVSQTPFGFKEAAGRGGSRMWTPGQSGTCSPAIITPGADQTSDVPMSEAATPPEFVFGSNTNGLVKAWEGERIHVESGSDDLELTLGNSSTR